A genomic stretch from Podospora pseudoanserina strain CBS 124.78 chromosome 3, whole genome shotgun sequence includes:
- a CDS encoding hypothetical protein (EggNog:ENOG503P3MN; COG:S) yields MPRKLKEPPPLDFAIFVDPSDRDMADDDTRAAQVPLSTELEQDPEKRETVAPETKPRATTAEDIEGEESDATSTYSGRDSPNRRESTSSLLRQHLHSRTASEDTADNSSHHGDDVFSEHGSRSHSSVGSVDGGHDSDSKTPQGKDSQSRRQSCASSRTSESRNSDRIVSGVSTRSARSSIRTPSEVRALQTGSPTPSLFDGSSARPNKRHSGTPVMFPTVSRVGSPTVQVQYSPKGRTTPSRFKVRTEAPLVLLHVTLLPLRWVWGETLNGLDLVSGRTIDEGGLPYVASDEIKALRDSWRDLQDRLGDTVLERGILLPHPQNDFEVLEERLLEALELPFKRRARILECGHYLGPANVTAEDDEEGELEYPKSTEDNRHWCKECKTEIRYEKLGSSKIYRVKVYASNGLMKSGAWEACWREMERVDCEVELILTPAMQHELEKVAVFQLEQEEQRQRDLLLDAEAAAKSGLTPEAQADAQRSRPTSGLHGSRPSSGLHVEVQPSTPEPPMEPFDRVTSPEFLQPPSSSRPRAAQDGLDTSEERRRRDEERMREIYGDMPPPEPIPTPEPAAERAPFARPAPSVGEGYGSVPVSQALIAITPTSSLDQSSTLRDRHPDSYIAPPTPLSPSEVIRERRAEYERRQAERAQKRQRELQNAGFIDLLTEAFRVALDNGNETVKDGWTYVKAGALVARDFFNDPKNVAIVVLVLLVVVIGLGNRQQDLAPATYKSEPRPENYGVEKVPEAKIEASVPEATAGLASTEDGSMGLGGVVYGVASDPPVQAQSVVVEETPAVEVEREVPSIEVAEEEEEAEAEAENNVSEAPVAAVTESSAELVLASAAVNAVAQSAQDDVAVPLPAEPAAEPAAEKPESGVEVYGTAPKSDDESPTGAVADGERGVEVFGAEAPKPEAEEYGLEQVVAAGGKKADAPPQESGLEQVVVGKKPGGSEEYGGLEQVVIGKRHSTVIDFIPGPFVTQHKTVRVFETVTEIVRVSVVTKTQTVSRVVTAIPQTVEQTVYETETVKITVSLPVEGEEESKTTTTETKKATATRRRFW; encoded by the exons ATGCCCCGGAAGCTCAAAGAGCCACCACCTCTGGATTTTGCAATCTTTGTAGACCCCAGCGACCGAGACATGGCCGATGACGACACACGAGCGGCACAGGTGCCGCTGTCCACAGAG ctggagcaggacCCGGAAAAGCGAGAGACCGTAGCTCCCGAGACAAAACCTCGCGCCACCACAGCCGAAGACATCGAGGGGGAAGAGTCGGACGCGACGAGCACATATAGCGGTCGGGATAGCCCCAACCGACGAGAATCCACAAGCTCGCTGCTccgccagcacctccacTCTCGCACCGCCAGCGAGGACACCGCCGATAACAGCTCCCACCACGGCGACGACGTATTTAGCGAGCATGGGTCCCGCAGCCACAGTTCCGTCGGGTCGGTAGATGGAGGGCACGATTCTGATTCCAAGACACCCCAAGGAAAGGACAGCCAATCTCGTCGACAGTCGTGCGCCTCGAGTAGGACGTCCGAAAGCAGGAACTCCGATAGGATCGTGTCCGGCGTGTCGACTCGGTCGGCCCGCTCGTCGATTCGCACCCCCTCCGAAGTCCGCGCATTGCAGACGGGCTCTCCCACACCTTCATTGTTCGACGGAAGCTCCGCCAGGCCGAACAAGCGACACAGCGGAACGCCCGTCATGTTTCCCACAGTATCCCGGGTCGGCAGTCCCACCGTCCAGGTACAATACTCTCCCAAGGGGCGAACAACACCGAGCCGTTTCAAGGTCCGAACAGAGGCTCCCCTCGTTCTTCTCCACGTTACCCTCCTGCCTCTTCGCTGGGTCTGGGGCGAGACGCTTAATGGGCTCGATCTCGTCAGCGGTAGGACCATCGACGAAGGGGGGCTTCCCTATGTGGCCTCGGACGAAATCAAGGCCTTGCGCGATTCGTGGCGTGATCTGCAGGACCGACTGGGCGACACTGTTCTCGAGCGCGGTATTCTTCTCCCACATCCGCAGAACGATTTCGAGGTGCTTGAAGAGCGTCTCCTCGAAGCTCTCGAGCTACCATTCAAGAGAAGAGCCAGGATCTTGGAATGCGGGCACTATCTCGGTCCAGCCAACGTGACGgccgaagacgatgaggaaggCGAGTTGGAATACCCAAAGTCAACTGAGGATAACCGGCATTGGTGTAAGGAATGCAAGACCGAGATCCGCTATGAGAAGCTGGGCTCCAGCAAGATTTACCGGGTAAAGGTGTACGCTAGCAACGGACTCATGAAATCCGGCGCCTGGGAAGCCTGCTGGAGGGAAATGGAGCGGGTGGACTGCGAGGTCGAACTGATTCTCACCCCAGCAATGCAGCATGAGCTCGAAAAGGTGGCCGTCTTCCAGcttgagcaggaggagcaacGACAGAGAGACCTGTTGCTGGATGCCGAGGCTGCGGCCAAGTCAGGGCTCACTCCAGAGGCGCAAGCCGATGCCCAACGATCTCGCCCGACGTCTGGTCTGCATGGCTCGCGGCCCTCTTCTGGTCTGCATGTCGAAGTCCAGCCATCGACACCTGAGCCACCAATGGAACCCTTCGATCGGGTGACCTCACCAGAGTTCCTGCAgcccccgtcatcatcgcGTCCCCGCGCGGCACAAGACGGCCTTGACACATCTGAAGAGCGTCGACGTCGCGACGAAGAGCGGATGCGCGAAATCTATGGCGACATGCCCCCGCCTGAACCgatcccaaccccagaaCCGGCTGCCGAGCGTGCACCTTTTGCAAGACCAGCGCCCTCGGTCGGTGAAGGTTACGGGTCTGTTCCGGTATCCCAAGCTCTCATAGCCATCACGCCAACGTCTAGCCTCGATCAGTCATCGACCCTCCGCGACCGACACCCCGACTCGTACATTGCGCCTCCCACGCCCCTCTCACCCTCTGAAGTCATTCGCGAACGCCGAGCCGAGTACGAGCGCCGACAGGCTGAGCGAGCGCAGAAACGTCAGCGGGAGCTCCAAAACGCGGGATTTATCGATTTACTCACCGAGGCGTTTAGGGTGGCGTTGGATAACGGGAATGAGACGGTGAAGGATGGGTGGACATATGTCAAGGCGGGCGCGCTGGTGGCTAGGGACTTTTTCAACGACCCGAAGAATGTGGCTATTGtcgtgttggtgttgcttgtGGTTGTGATTGGGCTGGGGAATCGACAGCAGGACTTGGCGCCTGCCACGTACAAGTCTGAGCCGAGGCCGGAGAATTATGGTGTTGAGAAGGTGCCGGAGGCGAAGATTGAGGCGAGCGTGCCCGAGGCGACTGCGGGTTTGGCTAGTACCGAGGATGGTTCgatgggcttggggggtgttgtttaTGGTGTTGCTTCTGATCCGCCTGTTCAGGCTCAgagtgtggttgttgaggagacgcctgctgttgaggttgagcgTGAGGTTCCGTCGATTGAagttgcggaggaggaggaggaggcggaggcggaggcggagaatAACGTCTCTGAGGCTCCGGTTGCCGCGGTTACTGAATCTAGTGCGGAGCTTGTTCTCGCATCGGCGGCGGTCAATGCTGTGGCTCAGTCAGCACAGGATGATGTCGCCGTTCCGCTGCCCGCCGAGCCCGCCGCCGagcccgccgccgagaagcCCGAGTCCGGGGTTGAGGTTTACGGGACCGCACCTAAATCAGACGATGAAAGTCCAACCGGCGCTGTTGCCGAtggtgagaggggggtggaagtCTTCGGGGCTGAGGCACCGAAGCCGGAAGCGGAGGAATATGGTCTTGAGCAGGTCGTTGCCGCCGGCGGGAAGAAGGCCGACGCACCCCCGCAAGAGTCTGGTCTTGAGCAAGTCGTCGTTGGGAAGAAACCTGGTGGCAGTGAAGAGTACGGCGGTCTGGAGCAGGTCGTCATTGGGAAGAGGCACTCGACCGTTATCGACTTTATCCCCGGCCCTTTTGTCACGCAGCACAAGACTGTGCGCGTGTTCGAGACGGTGACGGAGATTGTGCGGGTCAGCGTGGTGACCAAGACGCAGACTGTGTCGAGGGTTGTGACTGCCATACCGCAGACGGTGGAGCAGACTGTTTATGAGACTGAGACGGTGAAGATTACTGTTTCGCTGcctgtggagggggaggaagagagcaaGACGACGACCACCGAGACAAAGAAGGCTACGGctacgaggaggaggttttggtga
- a CDS encoding hypothetical protein (COG:S; EggNog:ENOG503P04U): MRLINANTLRFEEFFEKPLPPYLILSHTWGEDEVTFRDMQQPHLHLGKSGYAKITQTCRLARSKAIDYVWIDTCCIDKTSSAELTESINSMFQWYQRAVVCVVHLADMESGVDFGTGVRFSRWITRGWTLQELIAPKRVEFYDSKWKLCGQKPRDSDVLSAATKIPEDLLLGNHRSSEYSVAQRLSWASSRTTTRVEDEAYCLFGILEVNMPLIYGEGKMAFRRLQEELIKRSNDITIFAWQPTREEVQEGHCGVLAASPQAFALCEHVCVWRPSTSHNPQFVLTNRGIQLQDIFFHRMPLKNDQPAGANESLKREYVFMVGFLSRGSGAYLGIQLRKIGESLFLRKSRPLKMISGTENKSLLKTDIATCHFVTDTRPLDNDTLLAFRKRCTEVSIPEWSMKHTIPSGYWDDQDMIQFHLPTYLVGAFLLEGDVGGKRTRFTVLYRREGEDQVRIYILETAKHTAATAYIFRRRAPGDMLHWEDLGLDHPQVLEASNQTQVVIDRRQFTVTASLPSKALDFFGRTKIGRSLQLEVVENRPKGDPGAKGRELVPYGQGRTNRRHRSTDESFPRIANTSLPRSRPGFQSIPL; encoded by the coding sequence ATGCGGTTAATAAACGCCAACACTTTGCGCTTTGAAGAGTTCTTCGAGAAGCCCCTTCCTCCCTATTTGATTCTATCACACACctggggagaagatgaagtCACCTTTCGAGACAtgcaacaaccccacctGCACCTGGGCAAGTCTGGCTACGCCAAAATCACACAGACATGTCGACTGGCCCGCTCCAAGGCCATAGACTATGTCTGGATCGACACTTGTTGCATTGACAAGACCAGCAGTGCCGAGCTGACCGAGAGCATCAACTCCATGTTCCAGTGGTACCAAAGGGCAGTGGTCTGCGTCGTACATCTCGCCGACATGGAGTCGGGAGTCGACTTTGGGACTGGTGTCCGGTTCTCCAGATGGATCACCCGGGGATGGACCCTTCAAGAGTTGATTGCACCAAAAAGAGTTGAATTTTATGATAGCAAATGGAAACTTTGTGGCCAGAAGCCTCGAGACAGCGACGTACTCTCGGCAGCTACAAAAATTCCGGAGGACCTCCTGTTGGGGAATCATCGAAGTTCCGAGTATTCGGTAGCCCAAAGACTATCCTGGGCTTCGTCACGAACAACGACACGTGTAGAAGACGAGGCGTATTGCCTTTTTGGAATCCTCGAGGTAAACATGCCGCTCATATATGGTGAAGGGAAAATGGCTTTTCGTCGGCTGCAGGAGGAGCTCATCAAGCGCAGTAACGACATCACAATCTTCGCGTGGCAGCCGACGCGGGAGGAGGTCCAAGAGGGACACTGTGGTGTGCTCGCCGCATCGCCACAAGCATTCGCGCTGTGCGAGCATGTCTGTGTCTGGAGACCATCGACATCCCACAATCCCCAGTTCGTCCTCACCAACAGAGGCATACAACTGCAAGACATATTTTTTCATCGAATGCCCCTGAAGAACGATCAACCAGCGGGCGCAAACGAAAGTCTCAAGAGAGAATACGTTTTCATGGTTGGATTCCTGTCTCGTGGCTCTGGGGCGTATTTGGGGATCCAGCTGAGAAAGATCGGAGAATCTCTCTTCCTTCGAAAATCACGGCCGCTCAAGATGATCAGCGGGACAGAAAACAAGTCTCTTTTGAAAACGGATATAGCCACCTGCCATTTCGTGACCGATACACGACCACTCGATAATGATACACTATTGGCATTTCGCAAACGCTGCACTGAGGTCTCGATTCCTGAGTGGAGCATGAAACACACCATCCCGTCTGGTTATTGGGACGATCAGGACATGATTCAGTTCCATCTTCCAACATATCTTGTCGGTGCCTTTCTTcttgagggtgatgttggaggaAAGCGCACCCGCTTCACTGTGCTGTAtcggcgggagggggaggaccAGGTACGGATCTACATTCTGGAGACTGCGAAGCATACCGCTGCTACAGCATACATATTTCGTCGTCGAGCCCCAGGGGATATGCTGCACTGGGAAGACTTGGGTTTGGACCACCCTCAAGTACTTGAAGCATCAAATCAAACTCAGGTGGTGATCGACAGAAGGCAATTCACCGTTACCGCCAGTCTACCTAGTAAAGCACTAGATTTCTTTGGGAGGACAAAAATAGGTCGATCCTTACAGTTGGAGGTTGTCGAGAATAGGCCGAAGGGAGACCCGGGGGCCAAGGGTAGGGAGCTCGTTCCATATGGTCAGGGGCGGACAAATCGAAGGCATCGGTCTACTGATGAATCTTTTCCTCGGATTGCAAACACGAGCCTGCCGAGGTCGAGGCCAGGATTCCAATCCATCCCATTATGA
- a CDS encoding hypothetical protein (CAZy:GH13; COG:G; EggNog:ENOG503NV4Y) — translation MGGNPERTPSPSRREPTPENMTMMQGFEWYIPADQQHWARLTKALPQLKEFGIDNIWIPPGCKASSKNGNGYDIYDLYDLGEFDQKGTISTKWGTKRELVSLCNKAKELGVGIYWDAVLNHKMGADHKERCPVVEVDENDRTRVVSGKYEIDAWVGFEFPGRKEQYSRMKWHWYHFTGVDFNAENGKKAIYKIAGEQGEGWASEWDGDVDDEKGNYDFLMGSDINHEHPEVREDIMRWGSWLANEIPIKGIRFDAVKHFSEDFLREFIKNMDEEFGPGWFFVGEFWKDSLQDMNDYLARMKYKFSLFDAPLVHNFSDISRANGADLRKVFDDTLVQAQPVSAVTLVMNHDTQPYQALEAPIEGWFKPLAYALILLRDQGYPCVWYGDLYGIQGEHTFPPSCGGDLPRIMLARKLYSYGQQADYFDYPTCIGWVRYGTWDRPFGCAVVMSNAGPGSKRMHVGEMHAGEVWTDVMGWNDAKIKIGDDGFGEFVCGQTSVSIWVNEKAKDRARFEKEFDADIYRIPYDESGSTSS, via the exons ATGGGTGGCAACCCCGAacgcaccccctccccctccaggcGGGAGCCTACACCAGAGAACATGACCATGATGCAAGGCTTCGAATGGTACATCCCCGccgaccaacaacactggGCCCGCCTCACGAAAGCCCTCCCCCAGCTGAAAGAATTCGGCATCGACAACATCTGGATCCCCCCCGGATGcaaagcctcctccaaaaacggCAACGGCTACGACATCTACGACCTCTACGACCTGGGCGAGTTTGACCAAAAGGGCACCATCTCCACGAAATGGGGCACCAAAAGGGAGCTCGTCAGTCTTTGCAATAAAGCGAAGGAGCTCGGCGTGGGGATCTACTGGGATGCGGTCCTCAACCACAAGATGGGCGCTGATCACAAGGAGCGGTGTCCtgttgtcgaggttgacgagaATGATAGGACGAGGGTGGTCAGTGGCAAGTATGAGATTGATgcctgggttgggtttgagtTTCCGGGACGAAAGGAGCAGTACAGCAGGATGAAGTGGCATTGGTATCATTTTACCGGGGTGGATTTTAACGCCGAGAatgggaagaaggcgatATACAAGATTGCGGGTgagcaaggggagggatgggcgAGTgagtgggatggggatgtcgatgatgagaaggggaaTTATGATTTCCTCATGGGCTCCGACATCAACCATGAGCACCctgaggtgagggaggacaTCATgcggtgggggagctggCTTGCGAATGAGATTCCGATCAAGGGGATTCGGTTTGATGCTGTCAAGCACTTTAGCGAGGATTTTTTGCGCGAGTTTATTAAGAATATGGACGAGGAATTTGGGCCGGGGTGGTTCTTTGTGGGGGAGTTTTGGAAGGATTCGTTGCAGGACATG AACGACTACCTGGCAAGGATGAAGTACAAGTTCTCCTTGTTTGACGCGCCATTGGTTCATAACTTTAGCGACATCAGCAGGGCCAATGGGGCTGACCTCAGAAAGGTGTTTGACGACACCTTGGTCCAGGCGCAGCCTGTCTCGGCGGTT ACATTGGTGATGAACCACGACACCCAACCCTACCAGGCCCTCGAAGCTCCCATTGAGGGCTGGTTCAAGCCTCTGGCCTAtgctctcatcctcctgcGCGACCAAGGCTACCCTTGCGTGTGGTACGGTGACTTGTACGGCATCCAAGGCGAGCAcaccttccctccctcctgcgGTGGTGATCTCCCGAGGATCATGCTAGCCCGCAAGCTGTATTCGTACGGCCAGCAAGCCGACTACTTTGACTACCCTACCTGCATCGGCTGGGTGCGGTATGGTACCTGGGACAGGCCGTTTGGCTGTGCCGTGGTCATGAGCAACGCTGGGCCGGGAAGCAAGAGAATGCATGTTGGTGAGATGCACGCGGGGGAGGTATGGACTGATGTTATGGGGTGGAATGAtgccaagatcaagattggggatgatgggtttgGTGAGTTTGTGTGTGGGCAGACGAGCGTGAGTATTTGGGTGAATGAGAAGGCGAAGGATCGGGCGAGgtttgagaaggagtt TGATGCCGACATCTACAGGATACCCTATGACGAGTCGGGCTCTACCTCTTCGTAG
- a CDS encoding hypothetical protein (COG:S; EggNog:ENOG503P0K3), whose amino-acid sequence MLGQLLVAALAAGNALAAPTAVEKRQTSNKCTNPRIRKAWHKLTDTEKQTYLDAELCLMNHPATLGLRGAKTKYDELTSVHILESEISHFVGAFLPFHRLYIHAHDVTLRSLCNYTGPHPYWDETHDYTSFTTSDMFSTTSPSFGGNGVGATQCIETGPFADYRSVLGPGFRISPDNPKCITRNINNFAASGASPEIVAGCLGQEDWLSFWACAEGRPHGAGHGGVGAEMGNPISSPSDPTFWMHHAWLDRLWAQWQDLRPEVRLGEMGGNNRMRNGFGAGPPNGGFPGGGEGGGGGGFPGFPPGNGTFPGFPGGGGGFGGGPGFGNPEDLTRPEDVPEAIVEGDNGGNVTTLGHVLHMHGLIPDATIADVMDTRGELLCFEYD is encoded by the exons ATGTTAGGCCAACTCCTGGTTGCTGCCCTGGCGGCAGGCAATGCCCTTGCCGCGCCGACAGCAGTTGAGAAACGCCAGACCTCCAACAAATGCACCAACCCCCGGATCCGAAAAGCATGGCACAAGCTCACCGACACAGAGAAGCAAACCTACCTCGACGCCGAGCTCTGCCTCATGAACCACCCCGCCACTCTCGGCCTGCGCGGCGCAAAGACCAAGTACGACGAGTTGACCTCTGTGCACATTCTCGAGTCTGAAATCTCCCATTTTGTT GgcgccttcctccccttccaccgccTCTACATCCACGCCCACGACGTCACCCTCCGCTCGCTATGCAACTACACCGGCCCCCACCCCTACTGGGACGAAACCCACGACTACACCTCCTTCACAACCTCGGACAtgttctccaccacctccccctccttcggCGGCAACGGCGTCGGCGCCACCCAGTGCATCGAGACGGGGCCCTTTGCGGACTACCGCTCCGTTTTGGGTCCTGGGTTCAGGATCTCGCCTGATAATCCAAAGTGCATCACCCGTAACATCAACAACTTTGCCGCCAGCGGTGCCTCACCGGAGATTGTAGCCGGGTGTTTGGGACAGGAGGACTGGTTGTCTTTCTGGGCTTGCGCCGAGGGTAGACCTCACGGGGCGGGACACGGCGGGGTGGGGGCCGAGATGGGCAATCCGATCAGTAGCCCTAGCGATCCGACCTTTTGGATGCATCATGCTTGGTTGGATCGGCTGTGGGCGCAGTGGCAGGATTTGAGGCCGGAGGTTAggctgggggagatgggggggaaTAATAGGATGAGGAATGGGTTTGGGGCCGGGCCGCCTAATGGTGGGTTCcctgggggaggtgagggtggtggtggtggtgggtttccTGGGTTCCCGCCTGGGAATGGGACTTTCCCTGGGTTTcccgggggtggtggtgggtttggagggggccCAGGGTTTGGGAACCCGGAGGATCTGACCAGGCCGGAGGATGTACC GGAGGCGATTGTGGAGGGTGATAATGGGGGGAATGTGACGACGCTGGGACACGTGCTGCATATGCATGGGCTTATTCCGGATGCTACGATTGCTGATGTGATGGATACCAGGGGGGAGCTGTTGTGCTTTGAGTATGATTGA